In Lodderomyces elongisporus chromosome 1, complete sequence, a genomic segment contains:
- the RPL44 gene encoding 40s ribosomal protein L44e (BUSCO:EOG09265JX6) — MVNVPKTRKTYCKGKECRKHTQHKVTQYKAGKASLFAQGKRRYDRKQSGYGGQTKPVFHKKAKTTKKVVLRLECVVCKTKAQLSLKRCKHFELGGDKKQKGQALQF; from the exons ATGG TGAACGTTCCAAAAACCAGAAAGACCTACTGTAAAGGTAAAGAATGTCGTAAACACACTCAACACAAAGTCACCCAATACAAAGCTGGTAAGGcttcattgtttgctcaaGGTAAGAGAAGATATGACAGGAAACAAAGTGGTTACGGTGGTCAAACTAAGCCAGTTTTCCACAAAAAGGCAAAGACTACCAAGAAGGTTGTTTTGAGATTGGAATGTGTTGTCTGTAAGACCAAGGCTCAATTGTCCTTGAAGAGATGTAAGCACTTCGAATTGGGTGGTGACAAGAAGCAAAAGGGTCAAGCTTTGCAATTCTAG